The following are encoded in a window of Balaenoptera ricei isolate mBalRic1 chromosome 1, mBalRic1.hap2, whole genome shotgun sequence genomic DNA:
- the CNIH4 gene encoding protein cornichon homolog 4 isoform X2: MLISLHWFIFLLNLPVATWNIYRFIMVPSGNMGVFDPTEIHNRGQLKSHMKEAMIKLGFHLLCFFMYLYSMILALIND, translated from the exons ATGCTCATTTCATTGCACTGGTTCATCTTCCTTCTCAACTTGCCTGTTGCCACTTGGAATATATATCG GTTCATTATGGTGCCAAGTGGTAACATGGGAGTGTTTGATCCAACAGAAATACACAATCGAGGGCAGCTGAAGTCACACATGAAAGAAGCCATGATCAAGCTTGGCTTCCACCTGCTCTGTTTCTTCATGTATCTTTATAG TATGATTTTAGCTTTGATAAATGACTGA